The Terriglobales bacterium DNA segment GGCGGCGCTTCCGGAGCGGGGTAGACCTCCAACTGGTAGCCGCGCTCGCGCAGCAGGTTCTCAGCGGCTTCGCCGATGTGGCAGGTAGCAAACACGCGGAAGCGCGTCGGGTCGCTCATGGCCCTCTTCCATCAGGAGGTATGGTGTGCGTATATGGGTAGACGGACCGGACTCACCCGCCGGGCCGCTAGGGATGGGATTCTATCGTACCGCCGCCAGATGTTCCTCGCGGGTGTGGGCTTTCTTGATGCGCATGAGCTCGGCCGCCTTGTGGGCGATGTGCTCGGCGCTGACCTCGAATTCCTTGATCAGTTCCCAGGGCGCGCCCGATTCGCCGAAGCGGTCCTTCACCCCGATGGCTCCGGTGAGCACCGGCAGGCCATAAAGCTCCGCGCTCCCCGTCAGGACGCCGCTGACCCGCCAGGCCAGAGCGCCGATCTGGTGCTCCTCGGCGGTGACGACGATCCCGGTCTCGCGCGCCGCGCGCACGATGGCGGCTTCGTCGATGGGCTTCAACGTATGCAGGTTGATCACCCGCGTCTCGTAACCGAACTCCCGCTTGAGAATGTACGCGGCACGCATGGCCTCCGGCACCATGGGCCCGCAGGCCACGATGGAAAGGTCTTCCTGCTCGTCGGGGTAGTGGCTGGCCAGGACGGTGTCGAAGGCATCGGCAAACTGATCTGCCTCGCGCCGCAACCGGATGACGTTGGCCTTGCCGAAGACGAACGGCGTCTCTGGCATGGTGACGATGGGAGTGGCCTCGCGCGCGAAGCGTAGGAACTTCGGCCCCAAATGTTCCAGCAACAGGTAGTTGGACGCTTTCCTGGTCTCGACCGCGTCACAGGGCACCACCACCACCATGTTGGGCATGCCACACATGGCGAACAGGTCCTCCAAGGCCTGATGGGTGGCGCCGTCGGGCCCAACGGAGACGCCTCCGTGCGCTCCGGCGACGAAGACGTTGAAGTTGCCGTAGCAGACGGAGACGCGTAACTGATCCAGGTTCCTGGCCGCGGCGAAGGTGCCGTAGGTGCCGAACACGGGCAGCTTCCCTTCCCTGGCCAGCCCGGCGGCGGCCGCGGTGGCGGACTGCTCGGCGATGCCCAGGCTGATCCAGCGTGCCTTGCGCTCGGGCTTGCCGGCGTAGAACTCGCTGATGGTAATGGAGCCGGAAATGTCCAGCCCCAGGCACACCACACGCTCGTCGTCCCCGTTCTCCTGCAGTGACTGCCCGAAGCCTTTGCGCGTGGGCTCCATCTTCACCTGCATGCGCTTGCCCGCGTTCCACCAGTAGTCGCGGCTGAACTTCGGCAGCTTGGCTTCCAGTTGCTTCTCGGCGGTGAGCTGATACCGGCGGGCTTTTTCCAGCAGTCCCTGGTGCGGGAGCTTGTCGAGCAGCCCCAGTTCCGTCAACCCCTTCAGCATCTCATCATGGTTGGGAGCTTTGCCGTGCCATCCCGCGACGTTTTCCATGAAGCTGACGCCCTTCCCCTTGACCGTTTCGGCGATGATCAGCACCGGCTTACCCACGCCCTTCTTGGCGGTCTCCAGAGCCTCGACGATGGCGGCCATGTCGTGGCCGTCGACGCGCAGCACCTCCCAGCCAAAGGCGCGGTACTTGGCCTCCAGTGGGTCGATATTCATCACCTCTGCCACCGGGCCGTCGATCTGCAGCCGGTTGGCGTCCACGATGCCGACCAGCCTCTCCAGTTTGTAGTGAGCGGCTTCCATGGCCGCTTCCCAAATGTTGCCCTCCTGCTGCTCGCCGTCTCCCATGATGCAAAAGGTGTGGTAATCCTTGCCCTTGAGCTTGCCCGCCAGGGCCACGCCCACGGCAACGCTCAGTCCTTGGCCGAGCGACCCGCTCGAAACCTCCACTCCCGGCACCTTCAGCCAGTGCGGATGCCCTTGATACGGCGAGTAGAGCTTTCGAAGCGTGACCACGTCTTCCGGAGGATAGAAGCCGGCAAATGCCAGGCCGAGGTAGAGTGCCGGCGCCTTGTGTCCCGCGGACCAGATGATGCGGTCGCGGTCTTCCCACTCCGGATTCCTGGGATCGTGATTGGCCACCTTGAGATAGAGGGCGGCGACTATATCCATGATGGAGAGCGTTCCGCCGGCGTGTCCGGAACCGGCAGAGCACAGCGCCACCAGGTCGTAACCCCGCATCAGGTTGGCTTGCTCGGTCAGCTCTGCGATGGAATAGTCCCGGATACGATTCCCCGACTTCGAATCCATCAGTGCCATGGCTCTCCCCCGGCGGCGATGTGGCGCAGGCAAACTTCACCCGCTGGTCAAGCCTAGGACTGCCTGCCTGGCGGGTCGGTGAGCGCGGTCACAAGGAGGGGTGACGATGAGCTTGAGGAGCGCACAAGAACGCACTTCTTGGTTACAGATTCGGGGGTGAGGGGACTTTGGCCAATGGCCGATGGGCCACGGTTAGAGCTTCTTCTTCGTCCACTCTTCGATGCGATCCAGCGCCTTGCCCAGGTTCTCGATGGAGTTGGCGATGCTCAGCCGCAAGTAACCTTCGCCGAACTTGCCGAACGCGGTTCCGGAAAGAACTGCGACGCCCGCATCCTCCAGCAACGCATCGGCCAGCTTCTTGGAAGGCCAGCCCGTACCGGTGATGTTGGGGAAGACGTAGAAGGCGCCGCGCGGCTCGCGGCAGGTGAAGCCGGGAATGCGATTCAGGCGCTCGACAACGAAATCGCGGCGACGGCGGAACTCCGCGCACATCTTGTCGACAGAACTCTGATCGCCGCGCAGAGCCTCGATTCCGGCCACCTGGGTGAAGCTGGCGGTGCAGGAGGTTGCGTTGGTCTGGAGGCGGCATACCTGGGTGGCCAGGTCGGCGCGCATCACGCCGTATCCCATGCGCCATCCGGTCATGGCGTAGGTCTTGGAAAAGCCGTCGAGCAGGACGACCCGTTCCTTCCAACCGTCGAGCGAGAGGATGGAATGATGGGTGCCCTCGAAAATCAGGCGGCTGTATATCTCGTCCGACAGCACCATGATGTCGCGGTCGCCGATGGCCGCCGCGATGGCGCGGATATCCCCTTCCTCCAGCATGCCGCCGGTGGGATTCTGGGGAGAATTCAGCACCACCAGCCGGGTGCGGTCGGTGATGAGGGAGGCGAACTCGTCCACGTCCAGCCGGAAGTCCAACTCTTCACGCAGGCGGATGGGCACCGCGGTGGCGCCCATGAAGTCAATCATGGACTCGTAGATCGGATAACCGGGATTCGGGTAAATAACCTCGTCCCCTTCTTCCACTAGAGCCAGGATGGTGAAGAAAATAATGGGCTTGCCTCCCGGCACGACGACCACTTCATCAGGAGAAACCGGAACGCGCCGCGTGCGGCTCACTTCTTCGGCAATGGCCTGGCGCAGCTCGGGCAGACCGGCCGAAGGCCCGTAGTGGGTCCAGCCCTGGTGCAGGGCCTCCACCCCGGCCTCGACGATGTTCACAGGCGTATCGAAGTCGGGCTCGCCGATTTCCACGTGCACGACGTCACGACCCTTGGCTTCGAGCGCCCGGGCCCTCACCAGAACTTCGAAGGCGGTCTCCGTGCCCAGGCGCGCCATGCGGCGGGCCAGGCGCAATTGAGTTTGCGTGGTGCGAGGCATTGGACGCGTCATTATAGCGCGTGGAACATTCCCAGTCGGTGACCAATCGGGTCCGCCGCTGGCGAATCGTGATATCCTCCGCCGCATTGGGGAACGTAGCTACGAACCCTGAACTTCATATCACAAAGTACTTGACATGAGCTAGGGAAATGGGCATGCTATCCAAACCCGAACCAGAGCCCATGGAACACGCGCCCGCATACCGCAACCCGCACGAGGATCTGGCCTACATTCGCCGCACCCTGGACGCGGCCGGAAGGCTCTCCAGCGTTTCCGGCCGGGGACTGGTGCTGATCGGATTCCTGGGGCTGGGAGCGGTGGCGGTCAACGCGTTGGCAACCGGGGCTCCGTGGCAGGCAGGCGCCGGCGTCGAATCGCTCGGAGTGTGGGCAGTGTGCCTGGTAGCGTCGTTCGCCGTGGGCGTCACCAGCATGGATCGCAAGGCGCGCCGCATGGGCCAGCGCTTGTGGACCCCGGTGCTGCAGAAGGCGCTGTGGAGCTACGCCTCGGCGATGGTGCTGGGTGCCGTTTTGAGCCTGGCCGTGCTGCGCGCGGGGCGGCTGGCGCTGCTCCCTGCCCTGTGGCTGGGATGTTACGGCGCGGCTCTGACTTCCACCGGCGTGTTCTCGGTTTCGCCGGTGCGCTGGATGGGCATCTCGTTCCTCGTTCTCTCCCTGATTGCTGTGCTGGCCCCGCCGTCGGTCGGACTGGCACTCCTGGCGCTGGGTTTCGGCTGGCTGCACATCGGCTTCGGCGCCTACATAGCCGGGAGGCACGATGGCTAGGCGCAAGACACCGCCCGCACCCGCCGAGCTCGACCAGTTGATTCACGAGCGCCTGCGCCTGGGCATCGTGTGCACGCTGGCGGTGCACGACTCGCTCTCTTTCACCGAACTGCGCGACCTGCTCGAAACCACGGACGGCAACCTCAGCGTGCAAGCGCGCAAGCTCGAGGAGGCCGGCTACGTGCGCTGCAGCAAGCGCTTTGAGGAGCGCCGCCCGCGGACCACCTACCGCTTGACGCCGCGCGGGCGCGCCGCCCTCGAGGAATACCTCGAGACCTTGGCCGACATGCTGCCGCCGCTCGATCAGGTCCGGCATTCCGCCGGTGCCCGGCGCTCACCGCTAGGTCCAGTTCCCGCCGAAAGCTAAGAAGATGCCGATCCGCCCAACCGCCCGCCGCGTGTTTCCCTTAACTTTACACGATAAAGTATCGTGGACCTCGCGAAGCCGGTCCCCGCGGCGTCCGACGTCCCCAACCACTTCCCTGCGACGACAAGGAGCCCTTCTGCCATGTTCAAGCGAATCGCTGCACTGGTGTTTATCTTCGTCTGCACTTCGATCGCCTGGGCCATCCTGGGTTCGACCATCTTCGCCCGCACCTATGACACTTCCAGCCGCCTGAAGGGTGCGGTGGCGTCCACCTGGGGCACGGCACAGGAACAGCGCCCGCCCACGGCTCTCTACTTCCGCACCGAGCCGCGCACCGAGGTCTCGGTGGTAGACGGCAAGAAAGTGGAGCGCGAATACCAGGCGCGGGTCGCGGCGCCGCTCGATCTGGTAAGCAGCCAGATCCACGCCGGGCTCGACCTGGAACATCGGCAGAAAGGCCTTCTGTGGTACAGCACGTACCGTGTGGCCTACAGCGGGACCTACGGATTCCGCAACTCCAGCAAGGAGAACCAGTCCGTCCGCTTCGCGCTCAAGTTCCCCGCCGCACAGGCCATCTACGACGACCTGGTCCTGGAGGTGGACGGCAAGCCTTACCCCATCACCCACGAAGAAGGGAGCGCCGTGATCGAAGCTCCGATCGAGGGCGGCAAGACCGCGTTGCTGCGCGTGGGTTACCGGTCGCAGGGGATGGACGAGTGGCGCTACCGCTTGGGTGACGAAGTGGCGCAGGTGCGCGATTTCGACCTCCGCATGAACACCAACTTCAAGGCCATCGATTTCCCCGAGAACACTCTTTCTCCCACCAGCAAGCGCGAGACCGCCGACGGATGGGAGTTGACCTGGAACTACCGCAACCTGGTCTCCGGATTTCAGATCGCCATGCCTATGCCGGAGAAGTTGCAACCGGGTCCCTTGGCCGGGCAGATCAGCCTGTTCGCGCCCGTTTCCCTGTTCTTCTTCTTTTTCCTGATGTTCATCATCACCACCTTGCGCTCCATCGACCTGCACCCCATGAATTACTTCTTCCTGGCGGCCGCATTCTTCTCCTTCCACCTGCTGCTGGCCTATCTGGTGGACCACATTTCCATCCACCTGGCGTTCGTGATCTGCTCCGTGGTTTCGGTGTTCCTGGTGGTCAGCTACCTGCGGCTGGTAGTGGGCCTGCGATTCGCGGCGGTCGAGGCCGGTGGAGCCCAGCTCATCTACCTGGTGCTGTTCTCCTATGCCTTCTTCTTCCGCGGGTTTACCGGGCTCACCATCACCATCGGCTCCATCCTGACTCTGTTCGTAGTGATGCAACTGACCGGGCGGATCCGCTGGGAGGAACGGTTCGCGCGCCAGCCCGCCCGCGCCTAAAGCACGTGCAACCCGCGGAGCCCGCAGGTATGATGAGGTCCAGGGGGAACCTGCTGCGGCCGGGCGGTCGCGAACCGCCG contains these protein-coding regions:
- a CDS encoding inner membrane CreD family protein; this translates as MFKRIAALVFIFVCTSIAWAILGSTIFARTYDTSSRLKGAVASTWGTAQEQRPPTALYFRTEPRTEVSVVDGKKVEREYQARVAAPLDLVSSQIHAGLDLEHRQKGLLWYSTYRVAYSGTYGFRNSSKENQSVRFALKFPAAQAIYDDLVLEVDGKPYPITHEEGSAVIEAPIEGGKTALLRVGYRSQGMDEWRYRLGDEVAQVRDFDLRMNTNFKAIDFPENTLSPTSKRETADGWELTWNYRNLVSGFQIAMPMPEKLQPGPLAGQISLFAPVSLFFFFFLMFIITTLRSIDLHPMNYFFLAAAFFSFHLLLAYLVDHISIHLAFVICSVVSVFLVVSYLRLVVGLRFAAVEAGGAQLIYLVLFSYAFFFRGFTGLTITIGSILTLFVVMQLTGRIRWEERFARQPARA
- a CDS encoding transketolase is translated as MALMDSKSGNRIRDYSIAELTEQANLMRGYDLVALCSAGSGHAGGTLSIMDIVAALYLKVANHDPRNPEWEDRDRIIWSAGHKAPALYLGLAFAGFYPPEDVVTLRKLYSPYQGHPHWLKVPGVEVSSGSLGQGLSVAVGVALAGKLKGKDYHTFCIMGDGEQQEGNIWEAAMEAAHYKLERLVGIVDANRLQIDGPVAEVMNIDPLEAKYRAFGWEVLRVDGHDMAAIVEALETAKKGVGKPVLIIAETVKGKGVSFMENVAGWHGKAPNHDEMLKGLTELGLLDKLPHQGLLEKARRYQLTAEKQLEAKLPKFSRDYWWNAGKRMQVKMEPTRKGFGQSLQENGDDERVVCLGLDISGSITISEFYAGKPERKARWISLGIAEQSATAAAAGLAREGKLPVFGTYGTFAAARNLDQLRVSVCYGNFNVFVAGAHGGVSVGPDGATHQALEDLFAMCGMPNMVVVVPCDAVETRKASNYLLLEHLGPKFLRFAREATPIVTMPETPFVFGKANVIRLRREADQFADAFDTVLASHYPDEQEDLSIVACGPMVPEAMRAAYILKREFGYETRVINLHTLKPIDEAAIVRAARETGIVVTAEEHQIGALAWRVSGVLTGSAELYGLPVLTGAIGVKDRFGESGAPWELIKEFEVSAEHIAHKAAELMRIKKAHTREEHLAAVR
- a CDS encoding pyridoxal phosphate-dependent aminotransferase, whose product is MPRTTQTQLRLARRMARLGTETAFEVLVRARALEAKGRDVVHVEIGEPDFDTPVNIVEAGVEALHQGWTHYGPSAGLPELRQAIAEEVSRTRRVPVSPDEVVVVPGGKPIIFFTILALVEEGDEVIYPNPGYPIYESMIDFMGATAVPIRLREELDFRLDVDEFASLITDRTRLVVLNSPQNPTGGMLEEGDIRAIAAAIGDRDIMVLSDEIYSRLIFEGTHHSILSLDGWKERVVLLDGFSKTYAMTGWRMGYGVMRADLATQVCRLQTNATSCTASFTQVAGIEALRGDQSSVDKMCAEFRRRRDFVVERLNRIPGFTCREPRGAFYVFPNITGTGWPSKKLADALLEDAGVAVLSGTAFGKFGEGYLRLSIANSIENLGKALDRIEEWTKKKL
- a CDS encoding transcriptional regulator codes for the protein MARRKTPPAPAELDQLIHERLRLGIVCTLAVHDSLSFTELRDLLETTDGNLSVQARKLEEAGYVRCSKRFEERRPRTTYRLTPRGRAALEEYLETLADMLPPLDQVRHSAGARRSPLGPVPAES